The Piliocolobus tephrosceles isolate RC106 chromosome 10, ASM277652v3, whole genome shotgun sequence nucleotide sequence gaccatcctggctaacacggtgaaaccccgtctctactaaaaaaatacaaaaaactagccggccgaggtggcgagcgcctgtagtcccagctactcgggaggctgacgcaggagaatggcgtgaacccgggaggcggagcttgcagtgagctgagatccggccactgcactccagcctgggcgacagagcgagactccgcctcaaaaaaaaaaaaaaaaaaaaaagtatgtacttTGCGGCAACAGTACCCTGAAGCTCAGTGTAGGCACTTTACAGAGCCTCgctttcctcatctgtgtaaTGCGGATAATACCTACATAATACCTACTCACGGGTTTGTTGTGGGAATTAGAGAAAGCATGTATATAAAGTGCCTGCTTTACATCAGTAAAAGTACTCAAAAAAATCCAATTCCATTATTTCCTCCTTTCAATACTTACCTAGGGTTCGAGAGAAGACAGGAAGTGCCGAGCTTAAGACCAGGAGACAGACACAGTTCCCAATTATCTGGGTGGAAGCAGGGAAAGGAGTGGTGAGGGTGGAAGAGCTGCAGGCACCTAGTGCCCATCCACACCCCGCAGGAGGCTTGCCTTACTCCCTCCCAGCTACCTGCGTCATGGCGGTGTCATGCCATCTGGGCCGCAGGCTCCGGAAGAGTGGAGAGCTATAGAAGCCCACAACCGAGGACACCATTAGGTAACTGCCACTGCATTAAGGAAGAACTGGCTGGCTCCTAAGAATTAATAACTCATCTCAAAGGGAACAGAGCTCTCTCTCAGCccacttcttatttatttatttatttgcttatttatttatttattatttttatttatttatttttgagacaggatctcactttgtcacccaggctggagtgcagtggtgcgatttcagctcactgcagccttgaccttctgggctcaagcgatcttcccacgtCAGCCACCCACATAACTGGGAAtgcaagcacgcaccaccacgcccggctaatgttttgtattttttgtagagaccgggtttcaccatgttgctcaggctggtcttgaaattctaagctcaagaaatccacccgcctcagcctcccaaagtgctaggattagcactgtgtgagccactgcatccggcctcttttttattttcttctgatcaGATTCTACTGAACCACCGGCTCTCCTTTCAAAATTaagtattttccttctttctgaaccCGAGGTTGATGAAAACTTGCCCCATTTCCCATCAGTGTTGCTCAGAGTCCCAAAGGAAACAAAGTCCAAGAAGTGCTGTCTAGAGTCCCAGGAGACAGGTTTTTGTATTCCAGAAGGATACAAGATGAGTACAACCTGAACGACGGCACCAAAGGAGCCCAGCTTGGAGAAGGAGACCTGGCCTAAGGAGGCACCCTGAGGAGTGGGGCAGTGTCACTGTGAGCATTCCCCACCATCAGCACTACCCGGCACCCAGCCTTCCCACTGTCCTCAGCTTCTGCCTCCTCTCCCCAGCTGTTCTTAGGCCCTCCCCAAAGGATATGGCGGGAGGGCAGCCTGGTACCTGCATGCCTCGGGGCATGGCAGCCTCATCGATGAGCAGCTCCAGGATGTGGATGGCCACAATGAGCACAGACAGGCCCTGTGTGAGGCAAGGTCAGACTCCCATCCCACCCCAGACCACAGCTCGACCCAGAGCTAAAGGAATGGGCAGAGACTCTAGTCCAACATTTCCAGTTTCCAAGACTAGCTTCGCTTCCAATGAGCTGTATGGGACCTCATCAAAGCTGTTATTAGCAACAGAGTGCCTTTGAGGACATTATAAGATACATCTCCTCCAGGTGGATGGATTGCAAAAAGGATAACTAGCAAAAGGCATCTCTCTTCCTCCAACTGATAAGATATATTCTTGAGTCCATAGGGGAATCGACTGCTTATTCTCATGCCAGGGCAAACCTGCACAACTACTCACTGgccctgtgtgaccttgggcaagtcactcaactCTGtctcttcatctacaaaatgaggattGATGTGCTCAACATTTGTGCTCAGCACAGGCAGGACATAAAAGCAGGCACTCAGTGAGAAGCAACCACTATTACTGATGATAACCAGGTCCCCTCATCGCCTCCCCTCTCCCTGAGAAGGCCTCGAGTACTGAGGGTCCACTCCCCACCTCTAGGGCTGGTATACCCACCGTCAGCACCAGCAAGCACAGCATAGCCAGGGGGTAGCCCAGGTTCCGTTGCCAGGCTGAAGCCTTCCGCCGCTTCTCTGTGCAGGGATGGGAGGCTGTCAGCAAGCACCTGGAACCAGGGGCTACTCTCCTTGGGGAAACCCAGGTATCCCAAGCCCTACCAACCCACATACCCAGCAGGACCCTCTGTGTCTGCAGAGCCAGGAGCTGTCTGTGTAGCAGCTCCATGTCTAAAGGCAGCCAGCAGGAAGTAGGATCTGAGGGCAGAGAAGATGGTGTTGCTCCCAAGTTGGGCAGTCTCTGCCCAGGCCAAGCCCACCACCCCATCAGGGAAGAACTGCAACTCACTACAGATCCTGCGGGTCAGGGCTGCCTCCTCAAAGGCTGAGCAGTACAGCTGCTCCTCCAGGTCTTCCAGCAACTAGGGGCAGGGGAAAGGAAGAGACTAACTTTCAGAGGCTCCCTGACCCAAAGGCCCCAGGAGAACCCTGTTCTTCCCAGGGCTCCGTAGTCTCAGGCCTCCCCCAAACCCTCATTCACCACTCTGTGGGTTTCATTGTTTGGTTCCAGCTCTGCAGGAAGCTCACCCTGCAGGATCAAAGAGCAAGGAATACCACATACCCGGGGCTTGACCAGCAGCTTCCCAGTGACGGAGAACATGCGGGCGAGACCCAGTGGAGTACACACTGTGAGAACAAGAGCCAGTCACCTGCCAGACCCTGCTCTCCACCCCTTGCCTAACATGTCCCTCCATTCCCCCTCCTTCCAGCCTGGTTACTCTGGTCCAAGGACCCTACCCATTCCCTCCCAGACCCTGTACACTCACCCAGGAGCAGCAGAACCCCAAGGAAGGAGATGCATGAGTAGAGGTAGGGGAGATAGTACTCCCAGAAGtctaaggataaaaaaaaaagaggcatgtCAGCTCATCTCTTCTTGCTTACTGGGGGCTGACAGGCCTCAGAGTCTAGACAAGGGCACAGTCCCCACAGGGGTTAGGCAAGTAATACAAATGAAGAAAGCTGGCCAGCATCAGCAGAAGAGGGAATGGCAGGGCCTATAACAAACTGGAGATCCTAACCCCTAACTAAAGGGTATAACTGCTATTTGGCCCCCATCACCAGGGACTAATGTAGCCAGATCTTCTCCTTGTCAAGCAAAGTTAGATATCTGGATATTAATATGAAACCTCCCAATTTAAAATGTTAGCAactgaataatatatattttaaaaaccattgcaTAGGCCAATGAAACATTTCTGCAAATTGGATTTGGCCGGATGTCTATCAGTTTGAAACTTCAGTCAAAGGGAGAAGGTGCCAACCTTTTCCACTTTAGTGGGTTACAGTCATTCCAGGTAGGTGGACATGGGCCAACTGAAAAGCCACACAGCCTGGAGGAAGCTGGGCCACTCACCATAGAGTGACTCTCTGCTGGCCTTGTTATCCACAATGGCTGATGCCACCCACACCATACCTAGCACCAGCAGAGTGAGGAGCATCAACATCACCACTGTCTCATAGACCCGGCCCAGGACACCCTATAGGAGGAGGCAACAGGTGAAGGAGGTTAACATCAGGGCAGTGTGGGGATGGAAAGACATCGGAGATGGCGGCCAGCCTGCGGGAACCAGAGAGGTCTGGATTCAGGAGATAAGAGAGAGGGTTTCCCTCTTATTCTGCTAAGTTGCTCTGTCTTCCCACTCCCTAGTCTAAGGTCACCCCACATACCAGGTGTTCTTCATTTGCATCTCCTTTTCCCAGACCCATTCCTTGTCATTGTCtgctctgggaggctgacctCTGAGGTCTGCATCCCACAAGCTCTTTGCCCTCT carries:
- the LMBR1L gene encoding protein LMBR1L isoform X1, which gives rise to MEAPDYEVLSVREQLFHERIRECIISTLLFATLYIVCHIFLTRFKKPAEFTTVDDEDATVNKIALELCTFTLAIALGAVLLLPFSIISNEVLLSLPRNYYIQWLNGSLIHGLWNLVFLFSNLSLIFLMPFAYFFTESEGFAGSRKGVLGRVYETVVMLMLLTLLVLGMVWVASAIVDNKASRESLYDFWEYYLPYLYSCISFLGVLLLLVCTPLGLARMFSVTGKLLVKPRLLEDLEEQLYCSAFEEAALTRRICNPTSCWLPLDMELLHRQLLALQTQRVLLEKRRKASAWQRNLGYPLAMLCLLVLTGLSVLIVAIHILELLIDEAAMPRGMQGASLGQVSFSKLGSFGAVVQVVLIFYLMVSSVVGFYSSPLFRSLRPRWHDTAMTQIIGNCVCLLVLSSALPVFSRTLGLTRFDLLGDFGRFNWLGNFYIVFLYNAAFAGLTTLCLVKTFTAAVRAELIRAFGLDRLPLPVSGFPRTSRKTQHQ
- the LMBR1L gene encoding protein LMBR1L isoform X3; protein product: MPFAYFFTESEGFAGSRKGVLGRVYETVVMLMLLTLLVLGMVWVASAIVDNKASRESLYDFWEYYLPYLYSCISFLGVLLLLVCTPLGLARMFSVTGKLLVKPRLLEDLEEQLYCSAFEEAALTRRICNPTSCWLPLDMELLHRQLLALQTQRVLLEKRRKASAWQRNLGYPLAMLCLLVLTGLSVLIVAIHILELLIDEAAMPRGMQGASLGQVSFSKLGSFGAVVQVVLIFYLMVSSVVGFYSSPLFRSLRPRWHDTAMTQIIGNCVCLLVLSSALPVFSRTLGLTRFDLLGDFGRFNWLGNFYIVFLYNAAFAGLTTLCLVKTFTAAVRAELIRAFGLDRLPLPVSGFPRTSRKTQHQ
- the LMBR1L gene encoding protein LMBR1L isoform X2, translated to MEAPDYEVLSVREQLFHERIRECIISTLLFATLYIVCHIFLTRFKKPAEFTTVDDEDATVNKIALELCTFTLAIALGAVLLLPFSIISNEVLLSLPRNYYIQWLNGSLIHGLWNLVFLFSNLSLIFLMPFAYFFTESEGFAGSRKGVLGRVYETVVMLMLLTLLVLGMVWVASAIVDNKASRESLYDFWEYYLPYLYSCISFLGVLLLLVCTPLGLARMFSVTGKLLVKPRLLEDLEEQLYCSAFEEAALTRRICNPTSCWLPLDMELLHRQLLALQTQRVLLEKRRKASAWQRNLGYPLAMLCLLVLTGLSVLIVAIHILELLIDEAAMPRGMQGASLGQVSFSKLGSFGAVVQVVLIFYLMVSSVVGFYSSPLFRSLRPRWHDTAMTQIIGNCVCLLVLSSALPVFSRTLGPGTSSRPWEFLGTPVARGGLTGGEDTRLWKRT